TATTTAGAAGGCTTCGAAAGAAAGTAATATTTCTAGCTTAGAGTTATCAACTAGACTTTTAATTGTTCAGTCCACCTCGCAAGCCCAACCCCATTAAATTTCTTAAGTTAAAAGGGACATGGAATCATATAATTCGAAAATTTATGATTGAGATTAGGGGAATAAAGTAAATATACAATATctgtaatttttatttaatggATCAGAAAAATAAATTGAGTAGAATTTTTATTTCATCCTTTAAGGTATTTATTATGATTTTCGTTTCGGACGAATAGatcttataaataattttaataataatctaATATAATATAAATGTAATATAATTATATCACACTTAACAAATACTATTTATTGAATTAtatgaaataaaattaaataacaatttaataaaattttatgagcaAATGGTTTCGAATATAAAAATAAGGTTCCTGAGAGTCTAAATTTTAATATGTGATAAGTTTGAATTTAtgataaaacaaaacaaagtTGCAAAACAAAATGAATCATGCAActgcaaaattagaaaaacttataCACTGTTAAGACAAGTTTatgtttcaaaataaatcaaatgtaacttttgtttccTAGATAGTAATATTTAAACACTATTACTAAAACATTCATGAGTTCAAAATcttaaaatgattaattttaaATCTTTAAATTGAATAGATTTTTGGATTCTGTAAGACTTTTACTCTTACAACTACCCAAATAATCTTTAATTTGGATTCTGTAAAACTCTTACAACATTGTCTTTCTCTTTCAACAGAATTCAAAACTTTATTTTTAttcaaccttttttttttgtttttaacagAATCAAAGTtccttttatataataataataataataataataataataataataataataataataataaacaatctGACTTATCAgacaaaataaataattttataattatttaatatattgtaAAACAAATCAAATATGTGTCATGCTTAAATCTGACTTGATTAACCACCACACTAATGTTTGCACAAAATGGACCACACATTAAGGAATTATCCTGTGCCAACTTAACCAATAGCATGACATCTGGCACTCTTGACTAAAATAGACCCAAATGAGGACGTTGATTTTGACTTATGGACGAAGTCTTAGAGAGCCTGATTTGACCAATTCTAGGAGGCCCTCCAATATGACTTACAACTGAAGCGATCCTATACAAGTCTTCGATTCTAAAGTGGATGGTGgattttgatataaatgaaatgaTAATAACAAGTGAAACTTTTAGGACGGCATTAGAAATCAAACGATCGTATGAtccttttattcttcttctaatTATTGTGCCGTCTTTGTTATGATATCTTAGCAAAACATTAGTTATTATACAGTTGataataatattttgtttatcattaatgtaatgattatatttttttatatataaaaatatatcttgtAAATAAACATATTGTTTTATCGAtatttattttctccttttttccaGTCCAAAAGTATTATTTTCTAAATGAACTACCAAGTTTAGTGATGCGGGCACAATCAAACATTTTAGCcatgtttatttaatattatatttttatttaatatttattatcgtGACAAATAAAGGTTGTCTTAAATATTTATTAAACACTTGTTAATTTTAGTTTATTAGACATTAATTTGCATTGGATTCCGATTAAATCTGAATTAAACTTCAGGTTGCCCGTCCTGATCACTGTCTTGGACCGTTCGATTCGAGCACACGAATCTTCGCCGTCCAATCTAACCGGATGTTTTATTAATTAAGGAAGCTGACAGCTCACCTATCCTCGTTCGAACATTGTCACCAACCGGAAGAAAGCACACGGATCGTGTGCTTGCTAAAACGCATCTGCAGCCGTCAGATACACATCCTCTCGCTCGACCGCCTCGTCGCATCTCCCTATAAATAAATCGTTCGTTTCCTTTTACTTCCGTTACGAGTCGGCTTTCTCTTCTGTTCCATCCTCGGTCCGTGACTTGAGATCGGCGAACCCTAGCTTGTGTTGTTCCTGGTGATCGATGGCCCGTACGAAGCAGACCGCTCGCAAGTCCACCGGCGGCAAAGCGCCCCGGAAGCAGCTCGCCACCAAGGTATGCGTCCCGTCTTCCCGTTTAGTTTGGGTTACCCGTTTCGGTTTGCAGAGATCTATCCGGCTTACCTGTTTTGTTTGGGTTCCGTGTGTATAGGCCGCGAGGAAGTCGGCGCCGACGACCGGCGGTGTGAAGAAGCCCCACAGGTACCGACCGGGGACGGTGGCTCTACGTGAGATCCGCAAGTATCAGAAGAGCACGGAACTGCTGATCCGGAAGCTGCCTTTCCAGCGGCTGGTGCGCGAGATCGCGCAGGATTTCAAGACCGACCTTCGGTTCCAGAGCCACGCTGTGTTGGCGCTGCAGGAGGCGGCGGAGGCGTATCTGGTAGGGCTCTTCGAGGACACCAACCTCTGCGCCATCCACGCCAAGCGGGTCACCATCATGCCCAAGGACATCCAACTCGCCCGCCGTATCCGTGGTGAACGTGCTTAAGACCTCGATGGATGATAGCTTAGCCCTCCTTTTCTCGTCGATGGATTGATCCTCTTAGGAAAATAACTAAATAGATAAATTTCTGATCGTGTTCTGTGGACCTTTATATATGATAGCTAATCTAATTGTAAATTACTGGAAACTACATGCAATTATTGGTGTGGGTTAATATTTCATTTATCTTTGTTCGTTTAGATTGTGGTCATGCTCATAAGATAGGtcgtgatttccatgatgatttgTGCGATAATTCTTGGCATTTTATGGTGAATAAAACCTTCTGCAACCCCCTCCTTGTTTCATGCGTTGATGTCTCATAACGGACCGATCTAGCGGTGTCTTTCGATAGATTGtcgatttggaattggagcaggCGGATTCAATGGAAAAATAGTCCTTGTAATCTTGCAATCTCGGCTGCTGGAAGAGCAACAAATGCCCTTGTAAATTCCCAAAGTTCTTGATCAGTTGAAGAGCAGGTTTGAAATTTCACATTCGACGTGCTCTCAGCCATATGCTATCATTATTGGCGTATAGAATTGGCTGTATAAGAATGATGTAAATGAACAATGCAGTTAATTTGTGCAATGAATGTGATTTGTTGCACGTGAAAATTTTGGGGGCGGAGAATAATTCTCCGACAAAGTTTATTCTGGAAAATAATAACTGGATAAATAGCGATTTACATAAAATGACAATTGCATCGTTGTAGTTTCTACCGTCAATAAATGCACTCTCTTTGAAATTAAAAGTAAACATTGTAATGCGTCTCAACATAAACATGCTGGCTAAGCTGCATGTACTTGGAATACTGTTCATATCATGATAGGACAATTTATTTCTATTCTCTGACAGGGAACCCGTTTGGCAATgccaaagaaacaaaaaatgatATCCATTGTTTggtaagcaaacaaaaaaaagaaaaataaatttgggAGTACTCACCAAAGATAACATTATTATGAATATGCATTAATAGATGTCGAGAAGTATCATAAATTTTTAGCTCTTGTTTCTAAAAATAGAAATCTTCTATGGTTCGAGGATCAGTAAATTTCTGTGGGACGTatatatcaaaatttggtagaatagGCATTGCAAAGTTGTGAAGGAAACATCATTCCTCAGTCCGGGAGATTTCATTCATAATCAGGTCATCACCATCTTTGTAGGATATGCTTGGGGTAGAAGCTAATCTTCTAAACGTTGTCTTACATCTGCAATTTTGTTAATGGAGCAAGAAGATATCTGCATTTATAATTATTACTTACATCTAAGGCAGGAGATGATGGGTAGTGCtttaaaaaaaagagaggagaggGTATCAAATGATTTAACCTTGCTAGCATCACTTGCCTTCTCCTATTGTTGATACAATTTTCAATTCTTTAACTATGTGTGATAAATCCACTATCATATAATTCATCTTTATCATGAACCCATTTTAAGGCACAATTTGATACTAAGACATTACTAGCAAGAGTCAATATCTTCATTTGCCAATATCCAATAAAtttaaataggaaaaaaaataatttaaaaaaatatgagtATTTGGTCTAAAGaaattttttatcaattatttaCTAACATTTAATGTAACACTTTGATTAATCCTATATCAAAAatggatatattattattaattttaacttaaatattttaatcagtgACTTAGATTTAATAAAATTGATAGACCAATTAATACATGCACTATCCCTTGGTCTTGACCACTAATGATAGATATCTAATAGCCTATATAAAGCAGCTAACACTAAAAACATATTTTTAGTTTTATGACTTCACAGGGATATTTATGACAAagaaaacattcattatttactatttttgtttgaggaatatatatgtaaaacaaaaTCCTAATTCTATAGAGTACTACTCAGCTCTGAGCTAAAAGCCTAGcccaaaataataaaataattatacacCAATTCTTGCAAAAGATATCCAATTTTACATATGATCAACGACAAACAATCAGTAAAGACCCCATAATTATGTTAGAATGATGCTTTTGGTTTGCACCTTAACTTTCACATTGAGTATATCTCTAAGGGGACATGTTTCTTTGTCAACACAAGTGTTAGTGGAGGTTTATTTGGCCATGGTTGTCCTCATAGAAACCTGCAGAATTGTTGATCAAGACCATCCTTTTTTAACAAAATATTAGCATATAGACTTGAACATGTGCTTCTTCAATTCAAGGTGGAGAAGAAGCCTTGCAAAGACTGTAAACAAGAAAACTAACATAC
This Musa acuminata AAA Group cultivar baxijiao chromosome BXJ1-2, Cavendish_Baxijiao_AAA, whole genome shotgun sequence DNA region includes the following protein-coding sequences:
- the LOC135597417 gene encoding histone H3.3 — its product is MARTKQTARKSTGGKAPRKQLATKAARKSAPTTGGVKKPHRYRPGTVALREIRKYQKSTELLIRKLPFQRLVREIAQDFKTDLRFQSHAVLALQEAAEAYLVGLFEDTNLCAIHAKRVTIMPKDIQLARRIRGERA